In a single window of the Lepidochelys kempii isolate rLepKem1 chromosome 21, rLepKem1.hap2, whole genome shotgun sequence genome:
- the LOC140901479 gene encoding complement receptor type 1-like gives MVVFECDAGYTLSGSAETECQDDGRWDPRVPTCERTVQCVSPPAIANGKPSGQALAVFTSGMSVNYSCEPGYSVTGQASIYCTASGTWSSPPPRCEEVLCIAPEIQNGRKVAGRGPVYRPRDTVRFECDPGYTLSGSRQIQCRDEGTWDPPVPVCTQVLLCPPPPVIVKGKHNAKPLAAFPSGTYANYSCEPGYALRGEASIYCTTSGTWSHPSPLCEEGCGVPTRLSFAELKREYKNQSSFPVGKTINYTCRPGYSRHPHMQSTITCLENRTWSEAFEFCKKKSCGHPGEPENGRVIVTDIHFGSTVNFTCEEG, from the exons ATGGTTGTGTTTGAATGCGACGCTGGTTACACCTTGAGTGGCAGCGCTGAGACGGAGTGCCAAGATGATGGTAGATGGGATCCTCGTGTCCCCACCTGTGAAAGAA CGGTGCAGTGTGTCTCTCCTCCAGCCATCGCCAACGGGAAGCCCAGTGGCCAGGCCTTGGCAGTGTTCACCAgtggaatgtctgtaaattacaGCTGTGAGCCCGGCTACTCCGTAACTGGGCAGGCATCTATTTATTGTACGGCATCCGGAACCTGGAGCTCTCCCCCTCCTCGGTGTGAAG AGGTTCTCTGCATCGCCCCAGAAATCCAGAATGGAAGAAAAGTAGCTGGACGTGGACCTGTCTACAGACCCAGGGACACGGTTAGGTTTGAATGTGATCCTGGCTACACCCTGAGCGGCAGCCGTCAGATTCAGTGCCGAGATGAAGGAACCTGGGATCCTCCTGTTCCAGTCTGCACACAGG TGTTGCTGTGTCCCCCACCTCCGGTCATCGTCAAAGGGAAGCACAATGCCAAGCCTTTGGCAGCTTTCCCCAGTGGAACATATGCGAACTACAGCTGTGAACCTGGCTACGCCCTCCGTGGAGAGGCTTCGATCTATTGTACCACATCTGGAACTTGGAGCCACCCTTCTCCTCTATGTGAAG AGGGCTGTGGAGTCCCAACGAGGTTAAGCTTTGCTGAGCTGAAGAGGGAGTATAAAAATCAGTCTTCCTTTCCTGTTGGGAAGACTATAAACTATACTTGCCGGCCTGGATACAGTAGACACCCGCATATGCAATCCACTATTACATGCCTTGAAAATCGAACGTGGTCAGAAGCATTCGAGTTCTGTAAAA AGAAATCGTGTGGTCATCCAGGAGAGCCGGAGAACGGCAGAGTTATTGTAACA
- the LOC140901480 gene encoding complement receptor type 2-like produces the protein MEDFSYGSVVTYKCDNGYPLTGEASIHCTTKDGLNGEWSARPPRCGEVRCPAPQIQNGRRVSGDRHVYLYNDSVTFECDPGYTMKGHSLSRCQTDDTWDPPLPVCEPEVLCIAPAIQNGRKVAGRGPVYRPKDTVRFECDPGYTLNGSRQIQCRDEGIWDPPVPACTQTTCVSPEVEHGRTNGVQRAYRPRDMVVFECDAGYTLSGSAETECQDDGRWDPRVPTCERTVQCVSPPAIANGKPSGQALAVFTSGMSVNYSCEPGYSVTGQASIYCTASGTWSSPPPRCEEVLCIAPEIQNGRKVAGRGPVYRPRDTVRFECDPGYTLSGSRQIQCRDEGTWDPPVPVCTQVLLCPPPPVIVKGKHNAKPLAAFPSGTYANYSCEPGYALRGEASIYCTTSGTWSHPSPLCEEGCGVPTRLSFAELKREYKNQSSFPVGKTINYTCRPGYSRHPHMQSTITCLENRTWSEAFEFCKKKSCGHPGEPENGRVIVTDIHFGSTVNFTCEEGHRLIGRPYRRCDISGMRVAWTGDVPICERIPCLPPPDIPNGSHSG, from the exons ATGGAGGACTTCTCTTATGGCTCAGttgtaacttacaaatgtgaCAATGGTTACCCACTCACTGGAGAGGCCTCTATTCACTGCACAACCAAGGACGGGCTAAACGGAGAGTGGAGTGCGCGTCCCCCTCGGTGTGGAG AGGTTAGATGCCCAGCCCCACAAATCCAGAATGGAAGAAGAGTATCTGGTGATAGACATGTCTATTTATATAATGACAGTGTTACCTTTGAGTGCGATCCCGGCTACACCATGAAGGGTCACAGTCTGAGTCGGTGCCAAACTGATGACACGTGGGATCCACCTCTGCCAGTCTGTGAGCCAG AGGTTCTCTGCATCGCCCCAGCAATCCAGAATGGAAGAAAAGTAGCTGGACGTGGACCTGTCTACAGACCCAAGGACACGGTTAGGTTTGAATGTGATCCTGGCTACACCCTGAACGGCAGCCGTCAGATTCAGTGCCGAGATGAAGGAATCTGGGATCCTCCTGTTCCAGCCTGCACACAGA CAACATGCGTAAGCCCAGAAGTGGAGCATGGAAGAACAAATGGGGTACAGCGTGCCTACAGACCCAGAGACATGGTTGTGTTTGAATGCGACGCTGGTTACACCTTGAGTGGCAGCGCTGAGACGGAGTGCCAAGATGATGGTAGATGGGATCCTCGTGTCCCCACCTGTGAAAGAA CGGTGCAGTGTGTCTCTCCTCCAGCCATCGCCAACGGGAAGCCCAGTGGCCAGGCCTTGGCAGTGTTCACCAgtggaatgtctgtaaattacaGCTGTGAGCCCGGCTACTCCGTAACTGGGCAGGCATCTATTTATTGTACGGCATCCGGAACCTGGAGCTCTCCCCCTCCTCGGTGTGAAG AGGTTCTCTGCATCGCCCCAGAAATCCAGAATGGAAGAAAAGTAGCTGGACGTGGACCTGTCTACAGACCCAGGGACACGGTTAGGTTTGAATGTGATCCTGGCTACACCCTGAGCGGCAGCCGTCAGATTCAGTGCCGAGATGAAGGAACCTGGGATCCTCCTGTTCCAGTCTGCACACAGG TGTTGCTGTGTCCCCCACCTCCGGTCATCGTCAAAGGGAAGCACAATGCCAAGCCTTTGGCAGCTTTCCCCAGTGGAACATATGCGAACTACAGCTGTGAACCTGGCTACGCCCTCCGTGGAGAGGCTTCGATCTATTGTACCACATCTGGAACTTGGAGCCACCCTTCTCCTCTATGTGAAG AGGGCTGTGGAGTCCCAACGAGGTTAAGCTTTGCTGAGCTGAAGAGGGAGTATAAAAATCAGTCTTCCTTTCCTGTTGGGAAGACTATAAACTATACTTGCCGGCCTGGATACAGTAGACACCCGCATATGCAATCCACTATTACATGCCTTGAAAATCGAACGTGGTCAGAAGCATTCGAGTTCTGTAAAA AGAAATCGTGTGGTCATCCAGGAGAGCCGGAGAACGGCAGAGTTATTGTAACAGATATCCATTTTGGGTCAACTGTCAACTTCACGTGTGAAGAAGG GCACCGGTTGATTGGACGGCCTTACAGACGATGTGACATTTCTGGCATGCGTGTTGCATGGACTGGTGATGTTCCCATTTGTGAGC GTattccgtgtcttccgcctccagacATCCCCAATGGAAGTCACAGTGGC